The Abditibacteriaceae bacterium genome includes a region encoding these proteins:
- a CDS encoding Gfo/Idh/MocA family oxidoreductase: MRITIMEDLKIGVIGSGGRGIIASHAHRPGEGSRVIACCDLNPQTLERNKEAYGCDLYVTHDYQELLKQDIDAVFVTTPDFLHEEMAIAALQAGKATYLEKPLAISTEACDRVLHAAVESKTRLYLGHNMRHMPFVRKMKELIDAGAIGEVKTAWCRHFVGNGGDYYFKDWHAERHYSNGLLLQKAAHDIDVLHWLCGGYTQRVNALGSLMVYGDISNRAPAKAAPTKPDFDTLAGFHWPPATQNRLNATIDVEDVSMMQMQLDNGVLASYQQCHFTPDYWRSYTVIGTQGRLENFGNEGDGTCIKVWNQRKQGYNAPDEVHMIGNSGGEHGGADPVIVAEFVGFAREGGHTETSPLAARHSVAAGCAATYSLRSGGVPVDVAPVTAEIAAYFG, encoded by the coding sequence TTGCGTATTACGATTATGGAAGATTTGAAAATCGGAGTTATCGGTTCCGGCGGACGAGGCATTATCGCCTCTCATGCTCATCGTCCCGGCGAAGGTTCGCGTGTCATCGCGTGTTGCGATCTCAACCCGCAGACGCTCGAACGCAACAAAGAAGCCTACGGCTGCGACCTGTATGTCACCCACGACTATCAGGAACTTTTAAAGCAGGATATTGATGCCGTCTTCGTGACAACCCCCGATTTTCTTCACGAGGAAATGGCGATTGCAGCACTTCAAGCTGGTAAAGCGACGTATCTCGAAAAGCCTCTCGCAATTTCCACCGAAGCGTGCGACCGCGTATTGCACGCCGCCGTCGAATCGAAAACGCGCCTTTATCTCGGCCATAATATGCGCCACATGCCGTTCGTGCGCAAGATGAAAGAACTCATCGACGCCGGTGCTATCGGCGAAGTGAAGACGGCGTGGTGCCGGCATTTTGTCGGCAACGGCGGCGATTATTATTTCAAAGATTGGCACGCCGAGCGCCATTATTCAAACGGGCTTTTGCTGCAGAAAGCGGCGCACGATATCGATGTTTTGCACTGGCTTTGCGGCGGTTATACGCAGCGCGTCAATGCGCTCGGTTCGCTCATGGTTTACGGCGACATTTCCAATCGCGCCCCCGCTAAGGCTGCGCCGACTAAGCCCGACTTCGATACTCTCGCCGGCTTTCACTGGCCGCCCGCGACACAAAACCGCTTGAACGCCACAATCGACGTGGAAGATGTTTCGATGATGCAAATGCAGTTGGACAACGGCGTTCTCGCCTCCTATCAACAGTGTCACTTTACGCCCGACTACTGGCGCTCTTACACGGTTATTGGCACCCAGGGCCGATTAGAGAATTTTGGAAATGAAGGCGACGGCACCTGCATCAAAGTGTGGAACCAGCGCAAACAGGGTTACAATGCACCGGATGAAGTGCATATGATCGGTAATTCTGGCGGCGAACACGGCGGCGCCGATCCGGTCATTGTCGCTGAATTCGTGGGTTTTGCGCGCGAAGGTGGGCACACCGAAACGTCACCGCTCGCCGCGCGCCACAGCGTTGCAGCCGGTTGCGCGGCCACGTATTCACTGCGAAGCGGCGGCGTGCCTGTTGATGTCGCGCCTGTCACTGCCGAAATTGCTGCCTATTTCGGGTAA
- a CDS encoding LacI family DNA-binding transcriptional regulator — MSQKISLAVPETAPTEVTHRPRPVTQKQIAERVGVTQQLVALALKDSPNVAEATREKILAVAQELGYSSRANRPARAMAAARHGTRVRNDILAVVFEAMPNAPTMATPYFMPLVDGIEIEAGERQIDLFLVRKSPAGLPWLITEGWVDGVILLGSHSSAGQLGELNLPVMTLGSHLPGTSGITPQDEQGTQSATQHLIELGHRRIAYLGPHLDWASAQPRLDGYLSALRAAGISVETDLIEMTLEEPLEPYGRDGMARLLERGDFTALVCHNDPIAMGAIRLAQENGISVPEELSVTGFDDISVAADFSPAITSVSFSSLEMGRAAVRMVLDDPFQVRHEQFPIELHLRESTAVFKEVAR, encoded by the coding sequence ATGAGCCAAAAAATTTCGCTGGCGGTGCCCGAAACCGCCCCAACCGAAGTCACGCACCGCCCGCGTCCAGTGACACAAAAGCAGATTGCCGAGCGCGTCGGAGTGACGCAGCAATTGGTGGCTTTGGCACTCAAAGATAGCCCGAATGTCGCCGAGGCAACGCGCGAAAAAATCCTCGCCGTGGCACAGGAACTCGGTTACAGTTCGCGCGCCAATCGCCCTGCCCGCGCCATGGCAGCGGCGCGTCACGGTACGCGCGTTCGCAACGACATTCTGGCCGTTGTTTTCGAGGCCATGCCCAACGCCCCGACAATGGCAACGCCGTATTTTATGCCACTTGTAGACGGCATTGAAATCGAAGCCGGCGAACGCCAAATCGACCTTTTTCTGGTGCGCAAAAGCCCGGCAGGTTTGCCCTGGCTCATCACCGAAGGCTGGGTCGATGGTGTTATTCTTCTGGGCTCACATTCTTCGGCGGGGCAACTGGGCGAGTTGAACTTACCGGTAATGACGCTCGGTTCACATCTGCCGGGAACTTCGGGTATTACTCCGCAAGATGAGCAAGGTACCCAAAGCGCGACTCAGCATCTCATTGAACTCGGCCATCGGCGTATCGCGTATCTGGGACCGCATCTCGATTGGGCTTCGGCCCAGCCGCGCCTCGATGGTTACCTCAGTGCGCTTCGCGCGGCGGGCATCTCGGTTGAAACCGACCTGATTGAAATGACACTTGAAGAACCACTCGAACCGTACGGACGCGATGGTATGGCGCGCCTGCTCGAACGCGGCGACTTCACGGCTCTTGTTTGTCACAACGACCCGATTGCCATGGGCGCGATTCGTCTGGCGCAGGAAAACGGCATTTCCGTCCCCGAAGAATTAAGCGTGACCGGCTTCGACGACATTTCCGTCGCTGCCGACTTTTCGCCGGCCATTACTTCGGTCAGTTTTTCCAGCCTCGAAATGGGACGCGCCGCCGTTCGCATGGTGCTCGACGACCCGTTTCAGGTGCGCCACGAGCAGTTTCCTATCGAGTTGCATCTGCGCGAGAGTACGGCGGTTTTCAAAGAAGTAGCCCGTTAA
- a CDS encoding alpha/beta fold hydrolase: MILKPQNEKTIRHVLANHPETSNEPDIKTAKAWKAKREKTRARLLDLLGEPAQKIVPAPRYQVLEEIKTKEYRQLRISYLVEPGEEVRAYLLIPPSKKRLRNKAGKAAAVLCLHGTAVEAKDTQLGAGKEGRDYGRLLARNGFIVLAPDHLASGERLAEGADSYDTAEFYKRHPNWSAVGKAVWDSSRALDILQTVREVDATRIGCVGHSLGGYGSIFSAAFDERIRAAVSSCGLTTWQDNPQRYEFSRDKWYVHIPKLRAIFDEQKKKGGLLPVEMHEFAALIAPRAFLNISGMTDTMYGNNETLPEVGLQLNALWEVTGAPQGFSQLLFGAGHDVPHYSQMLTLGWFQHWLTPADADSP; encoded by the coding sequence ACCACCCGGAAACGAGCAATGAGCCGGACATCAAAACTGCCAAAGCGTGGAAAGCAAAGCGGGAGAAAACGCGCGCCAGATTGCTGGATTTGCTGGGTGAACCAGCGCAAAAAATCGTTCCTGCGCCACGCTACCAAGTCCTCGAAGAAATCAAGACCAAAGAGTATCGTCAGCTCAGGATTTCGTATCTCGTCGAACCGGGCGAGGAAGTACGCGCGTATTTACTGATTCCACCGTCAAAGAAACGACTCCGAAATAAGGCTGGAAAAGCGGCGGCAGTGCTGTGCTTGCATGGTACTGCCGTCGAAGCCAAAGACACCCAGCTCGGTGCTGGTAAAGAAGGCCGTGATTACGGGCGATTGCTGGCGCGCAATGGTTTCATCGTTCTCGCGCCCGATCATCTGGCGAGCGGCGAGCGATTAGCAGAAGGCGCCGATTCGTATGACACGGCGGAGTTCTACAAGCGCCATCCCAACTGGTCTGCTGTTGGGAAGGCGGTTTGGGACAGTTCTCGCGCGCTCGATATTTTGCAAACCGTTCGCGAAGTCGATGCCACGCGCATCGGCTGCGTAGGGCATTCGCTCGGTGGTTACGGCTCGATTTTCTCAGCGGCGTTCGATGAGCGAATTCGCGCCGCCGTTTCCAGTTGCGGGCTGACGACGTGGCAGGACAACCCGCAGCGCTATGAATTTTCGCGCGATAAATGGTATGTCCACATTCCCAAGCTGCGCGCAATCTTCGATGAGCAGAAAAAGAAGGGCGGTCTGCTTCCGGTTGAGATGCACGAGTTTGCCGCTCTCATCGCGCCGCGTGCGTTTCTCAATATCTCCGGCATGACCGATACGATGTATGGCAACAACGAAACACTGCCGGAAGTGGGGTTGCAACTCAATGCGTTGTGGGAGGTGACAGGAGCACCGCAAGGCTTCTCTCAACTTCTCTTCGGCGCAGGGCATGATGTGCCGCATTACAGCCAGATGCTCACGTTAGGCTGGTTCCAGCACTGGTTAACGCCCGCCGATGCCGATTCACCATGA